Proteins co-encoded in one Pyxidicoccus xibeiensis genomic window:
- a CDS encoding SDR family oxidoreductase has translation MQLKDLKIVVTGGAQGMGAHFAQRLQEAGAQVAVGDVNEERLAALPAGIHRRKLDVSSEEDVVSFVSWAHGAMGGLNGLINNAGILRDALLVKKDRTTGQVKKLSTADWNAVIGVNLTGATLMVREVVAKMAETDAKGGVIVNMSSIARHGNRGQSNYVSAKAALAANTVTWSREFAPFGIRVGAVAPGMIETPMTQGMNQKARDALVSNIPVGRIGVPEDIWVAVKFIIECDYFNGRTIDVDGGLNF, from the coding sequence CGCACTTCGCGCAGCGGCTGCAGGAGGCTGGCGCGCAGGTGGCGGTGGGGGATGTGAACGAGGAGCGGCTCGCCGCCCTGCCCGCCGGCATCCACCGCCGCAAGCTGGACGTGTCCTCCGAGGAGGACGTGGTCTCCTTCGTCAGCTGGGCGCACGGGGCCATGGGCGGCCTCAACGGGCTCATCAACAACGCGGGCATCCTCCGGGACGCGCTGCTGGTGAAGAAGGACCGCACCACCGGCCAGGTGAAGAAGCTGTCCACGGCGGACTGGAATGCCGTCATCGGCGTCAACCTCACCGGCGCCACGCTGATGGTGCGCGAGGTGGTGGCGAAGATGGCGGAGACGGACGCCAAGGGCGGCGTCATCGTCAACATGTCGTCCATTGCCCGGCACGGCAACCGCGGCCAGTCCAACTACGTGTCCGCGAAGGCCGCGCTGGCCGCCAACACCGTCACCTGGTCTCGCGAGTTCGCCCCCTTCGGCATCCGCGTGGGCGCCGTGGCCCCGGGCATGATTGAGACGCCGATGACGCAGGGCATGAACCAGAAGGCCCGCGACGCGCTGGTGTCCAACATCCCCGTGGGCCGCATCGGCGTGCCCGAGGACATCTGGGTGGCCGTGAAGTTCATCATCGAGTGCGACTACTTCAACGGCCGCACCATCGACGTGGACGGCGGCCTCAACTTCTAG